A window of Cryptomeria japonica chromosome 3, Sugi_1.0, whole genome shotgun sequence contains these coding sequences:
- the LOC131073065 gene encoding aspartic proteinase nepenthesin-1-like — protein sequence MEYSKLLGVVAFICFSIPMIASSSDVHFKLRVNLTRRSEGDFNFTERLSGAVDRSKIRMNMIEAFVNQRIAGQLDAETPIHVGNGEFLMNVAVGTPSVSFEAIVDTGSDLIWTQCRPCRNCYTQSTPIFDPSKSSTYSTVPCTNSLCNALKRSKTGCNPDCMFNYRYGDGSETSGDLAYESFSIGSGSDSMVAGITFGCGHDNQGFSHDGGLVGLGRGPLSLISQLGSKVDNKFSYCLLSITDSPSQTSPLIFGEGASLSGANTIPLIKNIVVPSFWYIPVTGVTLNGEPVNIPSGTFDLQPSGAGGMIIDSGTTLTYLVEAAYSPVKEAIKAAIDLTPTDGSSVGLDLCYQTSGQVTLPSLTFNFKGGVNYELPPENFFIQISNNLLCLAMKGTSGKVSIFGNIQQQNFQILYDNAQNTLSFKPTECDSL from the coding sequence ATGGAGTATTCTAAGCTGTTGGGAGTAGTGGCCTTCATATGCTTTAGTATTCCCATGATCGCATCTTCTTCGGACGTACATTTCAAATTGAGGGTGAATTTAACGCGCAGATCAGAGGGAGACTTCAATTTTACCGAGCGATTGAGTGGGGCGGTGGATCGAAGTAAGATACGAATGAATATGATAGAGGCATTTGTAAATCAGCGGATAGCTGGGCAGTTAGACGCTGAAACACCCATTCACGTGGGAAATGGGGAATTTCTGATGAACGTTGCAGTGGGAACACCCTCGGTGAGTTTTGAAGCCATTGTTGACACGGGGAGTGATCTAATTTGGACTCAGTGCAGGCCTTGCCGGAATTGCTACACTCAATCTACGCCGATCTTCGATCCCTCCAAATCGTCCACGTATTCCACAGTTCCCTGCACTAACTCTCTTTGCAATGCTTTGAAAAGATCTAAAACTGGATGCAATCCAGATTGTATGTTTAATTATAGGTATGGCGATGGTTCTGAGACCAGCGGTGACCTGGCTTACGAGTCATTCTCCATTGGCAGCGGCAGCGACAGCATGGTTGCAGGCATTACTTTTGGATGCGGCCATGACAACCAAGGATTCTCTCATGATGGCGGCCTTGTGGGCCTTGGAAGAGGTCCTCTCTCACTCATCTCACAGTTGGGCTCCAAGGTAGATAACAAATTCTCTTACTGTCTATTGTCCATCACGGACTCCCCTTCACAAACTAGCCCTCTCATTTTTGGTGAGGGTGCTTCCTTGAGCGGAGCCAACACGATACCACTGATTAAGAACATTGTCGTTCCTTCTTTCTGGTATATTCCTGTTACAGGGGTCACCCTCAATGGTGAACCCGTAAATATTCCTTCTGGAACTTTTGATCTGCAACCGAGCGGTGCCGGAGGAATGATCATCGACTCGGGAACGACCCTTACCTATCTAGTCGAGGCTGCCTACTCTCCTgtcaaggaagcaattaaggccgCCATTGATCTTACTCCTACAGACGGATCTTCCGTGGGTCTGGATCTGTGTTACCAGACATCAGGTCAGGTCACCTTGCCTTCGCTCACTTTCAACTTCAAAGGCGGCGTGAATTACGAGCTTCCACCAGAGAACTTTTTCATTCAGATATCCAACAATCTGTTGTGCCTCGCCATGAAGGGGACATCAGGGAAGGTTTCCATCTTCGGAAATATACAACAGCAGAACTTCCAAATCCTTTACGACAATGCTCAGAACACACTCTCCTTTAAGCCCACTGAATGTGATTCTCTTTGA